In Neomonachus schauinslandi chromosome 8, ASM220157v2, whole genome shotgun sequence, the genomic stretch GTGGCTGGAGAAGTAGATGGGCCGGGTCCTGGGTGGTCCTTGAGAAGAAGAGGTTAGGGATtgaatgggagggaggggctgtgcGGGCTTGAGGAAAGTGCTGGCATCTGGGATATGAGAGAGATGCTGACCAAGAACAAGCAAAAGACTGATGAGAGTCTGCCTGATTGAAGTTGGAGGCTCTGGATCGAGTAACATCCGTTTGCAGTAAGCTACCGGCATTTTTATGGGGAGCAGAAAGCTAGTTGGTGTGTGCAATAGGTGGATTGATATACAAAGGAATTCAGGATTTTGGTGAAAGAAGAGCTTGTTGGTCTAGAGAAAATGGGGTGTGAAGAGTCTACAGATCTCTGAAATAAAAGAGCAGATGGACTGTGAATGAAGGGGGGCATGAATGGGCTGGTGAGTGGTGAGGTTGTGGGCAGGGGTGAGGCTCTTAAGAGTTCAAGAGTTGTAATGTGGAGCAGCTCTAGGTGGTAACTGTGTCTGGGGTGTAGGTGTGAGGGACTAAACCAGAGAGGAGGCAAAGGCCACTTGAGTTGAGGAGGTCGGGACTGGTGATTCTCAAGTCATGCCTGGGTTTTCCACAGTGATAGTGAAGTTTTCCAGGATAGTGGTAGGATCAACAAGTAGGGAGACTAAATAGGTAAGTTTTTTTCCAGTATTGAATATTATggtgtttttattgtattttcccaGGGACACTGCTAAGGATGTTGGTTTCCTGCAATTAAAGGCAGATGAGACCACCATGCATTGGTTCTGGCAGTAAATTTGGAGTGGTCAGTGTCTTTTTTAGGTCCTTTAGCTACTTTGACAAGCATTTTCCTTTTCAACAGAAGCTAGGCTTTGAGTGAATTCAACATACATTCCTTTTCCATTCTGTCTCCTGATCCCAGTTCATACAAGAaagtcttctctctcccttgggcATGGAAGAAATAAGTTAAACAAATATTGTCTGCCTAGAGCCACTAGTTCAGGTGTTCCCCAACAGGAAAAGGACTGACTGAGAAGGAGTTTGGATGGGGATGAAGTATGGTTCCTAATTTCCTTCATTCCTTGTTTAATTcctgtttgtttgggttttttcaagattttatttatttattagcacgtgaggtgggggaggggcagagggaaagggagaagcagactaccccccacccccccgcctccgagcggggagcccgatgtggggctctatcccaggaccctgagatcatgacctgagctgaaggcagatgcttaaccaactgagccacccaggcgcccctaactccTATTTTTCTAACAGTTGGTAATAGATAAGCTCTTTTCCAGAGTAGGAAATAGGGTAATAGGAAAGAGGAAAACGGGCAAAGATGACTGAAGACTCCCACTTTGATAAAGTCGTATGTAACCGCATATATTATTAGTGCTTTTTGGGGTAGCGGGGTGCAAAATCATTCATCAAAGATCTTTGACTCTTTCAATATAAAGGACAATGTAAAGGGTTGAGTAGGACGTGGCAGGTGAACAGCAGTGAACCCAGGGTTCATACCCTTATTCTGAAAAGGACAAAAGAGTAAACATTTAGGCTTTATGTCTGTATGTTTTCGGTTTTGATTACTCAGCTCTGCTTTTGTGGTgtaaaaacagccatagacatTTTGGAACTGAACAAGGGAgtctgtgttccagtaaaactgcATTTATGAAAACAGGCCACCAGGTGTGGCTTACAGACAGTAGTCTGTTGACCACTGAGCTATAGGGCAGTTAAGTTGGGTGACAGGCTTCAAAGGATAGGGAATTTTACTTGAGGGTAAATGTATAATGGTGTGCATTGCTTTTGGGAGTTAAAAGAATGCTGGGTTCTTCTATCACCTTACCTCCTTAGAGCGAGGTTTATATTTGAGGACAGTGAATATGTTATGTTTCCCAATTCCAAGAGCTGTAGGAGAAATTCATGGGAGAGTCAGGCTTTAGTTTGGGCAGAGGGAAGTAGAGTGTTTTGTGAAGTTGAAAAGATACAGGAAAATTTGTGAACCATGGAAGGGAGATTACAGAGGCATAGTTGAATAGTGGAACAAATTATAAAGTtgttctaataaatttttaaagattttaaatttttttaaattaagtttttttttaattttatttttaagtaatctctacacccagtgtggggcttgaactcacaaccctgagatcaagagtcaataTGCTCTActaaccaggcgcccctctaataaATTCTTATGACAGTGAATGAGAACTGTGTACAAATCAAAAGCAGGTCTGGAGTGATAATAATTGGATTGTGGATGATTGGGTCACTCACTCACTGTTTCGAAAGTAGAAGTCAAATGGCTGTACATCTTGGTTTGTTCCCCAGATCAGCTGGTTTTCTGGTTGGTTTTGTTTGACTTCTACTCAAACAATCCTAGCCAGCCATCTCCTAAATTTATGATTGTGGAGATATAGAGCCAGAAAGTGAACTGATTAGCTCTGTGTCTACAACTAGAGAAATTCTgctgaaaatatttgcatagcCCTGAAACTGTATGTtctaatgtgaaaaaaatgaatctcttcACCTAAGACTTTAAGGTATATTTCAGTAATACTAAGACCTTAGATGTTTACTTGCCACAGCATAACCTTCAAACCAGAAATGGGGTTTGCATTCAAAATGAATATTAAGTTTGCCTATCTTGGTTTTTCCACAGGCACAATAACTTGCCTAAAATTCTATGGCAACAGGCACTTAATCAGTGGGGCAGAAGATGGACTCATTTGTGTGTGGGATGCAAAGAAATGGGAGTGCCTGAAGTCCATTAAAGCTCACAAGTGAGTGTAGCCCTTTCCTGCTGGGGGTCTCTAGGTGCCAGTCAAGTTGGGGGCTAACTGTTGGTTTCCTTTTAGAGGACATGTGACCTTCCTTTCCATTCACCCATCTGGCAAGTTGGCCCTGTCCGTGGGTACGGATAAGACGTTAAGGTAAGTTGTTAATGCTGAGAGCATCTTTTCTAAGTTGTGGTCTTTGTTCTCCAGGGACAACAGGAAGCTACCATCAGGGTATATTTTAGTACAATAATTAGACTCATTTTCTGTCTTATCTCATGGCTGTCAGCTATTTAAAGGTATTGCAGTACAAGAAAAGATGGAAAGCTAGTGAACCTTTTCACAGTGGTAGAGAAAAAATAACAAGCTTTGTGTTCACATGTACACCGTACATCCCAGTCATTGTGAACTGTGAAGTGAAGAGGATGGTGGTcctaaaaacaaatgttttaggaagtgaaatatttggagaatatattaaacattttaagtatgCGAAAGGGGTCTAGGAATGGATGAGTTGATCTTGCttgatagtaaatatttccagTGTTGCTGTAAGAAACGTGATCATTCTAACTAGCTGCCTATTGTAGTAAATTGTCGTTTGAGTAGGTCTTCATTATGCTTCCCTTTACACCTAGTAAAAGTTAGTGATCATGCCATAAGTGAACTTCCTGTGTTTTGCAGAACGTGGAATCTTGTGGAAGGAAGATCAGcattcataaaaaatataaaacaaagtgaGTACTTTATTTGGAATGTTTTTTATAACTTGatggaatatgaatatatatacatacatacacacctttATTTCTCTGCATGGTGGTGGTTACCTCCTAGGGCAGTGATTTAggttattttcccatttttattttatttaattttaaagattatttgagagagcacaagcagggggagtggctggcagagggagagggagaagcaaggctccctgctgagcagggagcccgatgcggggctcgatcccaggaccccgggatcataaccttagttgaaggcagacgtttaactgactgagccacccaggtgcccttttcctttcccattttagATTGGAATTCTTATCATGACCGTGTCACCTACCAGGTCTATGACTTAATGATGCTTTTGAatccagtttgttttttaaaacttaacttgCAAAATATGTACCAAAAGTTCGTTGTGAAGGTTCAATAGGGTCTTGGATGTGAAAATGCACGGTGCaactatttgttctttttattactactctgatcatttcatttcttgtttATGAAATAGAAAAGCTTTGTGTTTTTAACTTACAGATGCTCACATAGTGGAATGGTCCCCAAGAGGAGAGAAATACATAGTTGTCATACTGAATAAAATAGATGTCTATCAACTTGACACTGCGTCTATTAGTGGCACCATcacaaatgaaaagagaatatcTTCCGTTACATTTCTTTCAGTAAGTGGCCAGAAATCAGTGGTGTAATCTTAGTGTCTTTGATGATGGTTGGAATTGTTGATGACAttctggatattctttttttctctgctagGAGTCTGTCCTTGCAGTGGCTGGAGATGAAGAAGTTGTAAGGTTTTTTGACTGTGATTCACTAATGTGCCTCTGTGAATTTAAAGCTCATGAAaacaggtacttttttttttttttttttgccagtctctatgtgtatgtatgtgtagagtcttcaataaatgttacatATGCAGTAGTTTCATAAAGCAGGGTACATGTTTTCTCATGAACAACTGCAGAGATAGACATTTCTACATATATATGATTTCTGGAGTGTGAGAGGATGGTGGAAATGTCTTCTTGGCCTTAAGTAGTGCAAAAGTGGGGAAGTTGGCATCAGGACTAGTGATTGCACAAGATATTTTTCCAGTAATACTATTAAACTTGGGGCCTGAAATCAACCAAATTTGAAGAGgaacaaagaaattaaacaattgaGCTTTGCCAGGACCTCTCTGTCCTTTTACTCTATGCCCCTTGTCCACTTCTTCCCTCTTTGTACACTAGTTGTTTTTCCTACAGGAGAAATATGTGACAGTATTGACTTCTGTTTTGTGCCAGTCTTTCTTAACCTCTTACTGCTCACTGTATTTCTAGGGGTAGACACTGATTCTCAGAGTAAACGGCtaagtgacttggccaagatTAACTCACTGTTGGGTGAGGGAACTGGGACCCAAATCCAGTTCTTTCTGCCTCTGCTTTTTCTACTGTTTTGGAAAAGGTGATAATGTACAGTTACACTTTAATATGCTTCATTTGCGTgttcttctatgtcttttttttttttaaagattttatttatttatttatttgacagaaagagacacagcaagagagggaacacagcagggggagagggagagggagaagcaggcttcccgctgagcagggagcccgatgcaggtctcgatcccaggaccctgggatcatgacctgagccgaaggcagacgcttaacgactgagccacccaggcgcctctcttcTATGTCTTAAATAAGtcctagtttttattttccaaataattctCTTTGAATGGTCTGAGTACTACCATTGTACAGGccctgtttttttcctgctttgggaAGTGTTCAAGGTCATTTCAAATGTACTAGTAAAACTGGAACACTTAAGATAacacttcatatattttgccgttcatccattcatttaacagGTATTCACGAGAATCCATTAAGAACTGCACTAAGTTTTTAAATGATGAACAAAAAAGACAAGGGCTTGCATTTGTGTTTCTTGTTAGTGGAGCAACAGACAGATGATAAACATGTAAGCAGATAATttggaaggaaacagaaaggtgTGCCTTGAGAATGACAGTGGTAACTTAGTATGATcggggaagggggagggtgggacttcacagatgaagagagCTGTTTctaaagagaggagagaaggcaggcataGTGCACCTgagggaggaaggagctgggTGTATTTTAGCAACAAATGAAAGAGCTTTGTGCAGAGTGAGCCAAATGGTGCATGGCCTTGTAAACTGGTGAGGAGTTTAGATTTTACACTGAGGGCCTTtgtagattttgttttgtttatttcttactATGGAAAAATTTAAAGGCATATAGACGAGTTTAAGGAGGCAACCCCCATAGACCCACCACCCAGCTTCAGCAGTTGTCCGTTTATAGCCAGACTTGCTTTATATAcgtccccagccccttcctcctgtCCTGTGTTATTTTTAGAAGGATCCCGTTTTGTAGGATTTTAAGCCTGGGAGTAACATGATTTGATTCATAATTTTAGCCACTTAGGCTACCCGGAAGTCTAGAAGAACAATGGCAGTAGCTGGGACGAAGGTGGTGGCACTGGAGGTGTGTAGGTGGAAACCATGGTTCATCTCTGTTCTATTTGTCTCTTCATCCTGAACTTGGAGTCTCTTGAGATTAGGGACTTAagtatctttatttcctttatgataACCTAATATAGTTATCATGATCAttcttttgacctttttttttttttaatgctttttaaatttaaattcaattaacatctaatgtattactggtttcagaggtacaggcctgtgattcatcagtcttatatatataacacccggtgcttcATTACgttacatgccctccttaatgtgcatcacccagttaccccatccctccacccccctcccctgcagcaaccctcagtttgttttctatgcttaagagtttcttatggcaggggcgcctgggtggctcagttggttaagcgactgccttcggctcaggtcatgatcctggagtcccgggatcgagtcccgcatcgggctccctgctcggtggggagtctgcttctccctctgaccctcctccctctcatgctctctgtctctcattctctctctcaaataaataaataaaatctttaaaaaaaaaaaaaagagtttcttatggttggtctccctctctggtttcatcttgtttcgttttttcctctcttcccctatgatcctctgccttgtttcttaaattccacatatcagtgagatcatatgataattgtctttctgtgattgacttatttcgcttaccataataccctctagttccatccatgtcgttgcaaatggcaagatttcaattttttgatggctgcgtaatattccactgtatattatacatgtcttctgcccatttcttgattggattatttgttctttgggtgttgagtttgataagttctttatagattttggatattagccctttatccgatttgtcatttgcaaatatcttcttccattctgtcggttgtctttgggctttgtttactatttcctttgctatgctttatcttgataaagtcccaatagttcatttttgcccttgcttcccttgccttcggagacatgtctagcaagaagttgctacggTCAAGGttgaaaaggttgctgcctgggttctcctctaggattttgatggattcctgtctcacactcaggtctttcatccattttgagtctatttttgtgtatgctataaggaaatggtccagtttcattcttctgcatgtggctgtccaattttcccaacaccatttgttgaagagactgtcttttttccactgatattctttcctgctttgtcgaagattagttgactgtagagttcagggtccatttcttggttttctattctgttccactgatctatgtgtctgtttttgtgccagtaccatactgtcgtgatgatgacagctttgtaatagagcttgaagtccggaattatgatgtcaccagctttgcttttctttttcaacattcctctggctatttgggtctcttctggttccatacaaattttaggattatttgttccaactctgtgaaaaaggttgatggtattttgatagggattgcattgaatgtgtagattgctctgggtagcataggggttttttgtttgtttaagattttatttatttatttgacagagagtgcgagcacaagcggggagtggcagacagagtgagagggagaagcaggctccccgcagagcagggagcccaatgtggggcttgatcccaggaccctgggatcgtgacctgagctaaaggcagacgcttaaccaactgagccacccaggcgcctctaggtagcatagacattttggcaatattttgttctaccaatccatgagcatggaatgtttttccatttctttgtgtcttcctcaatttctttcatgagtgttctatagttttctgagtacagatcctttgcctctttggttaggtttattcctaggtgtcttaatggttttgggtgcagttgtaaatgggatcggctcctttatttctctttcttctgtttcattgttaaTGTGTAggaatgcaattgatttctgtgcattgattttatatcttgccactttgctgaattcctatatgagttctagcaattttggggtggagtcttttggattttccacatagtatcatgtcatctgctaagagcgagaatttgacttctttgccaattcagatgccttttatttctttttgttgtctgattgctgaggctaggacttgtagtactatgttgaacagcagtgatgATAGTAGTGGCTGATAGTCCATTTTATCTTGGAATTTGGACCCTGAAAAGGACTCACTGACTCATGGGAATGTGAAGCATAGTTAGATTTTAGCATTGTTCCTTAAGCAGTTTGGAAGCACTTGGAACATTGAAAAATCAAGAGACTGTGCATAGAAGCTTTATGACAATATCATACTATCTGGGAGAATGGAGCCTTTATGGTGTTCATGTTTCTATTCTAGGATAAAAGACATGTTCAGTTTTGAAGTTCCAGAGCATCATGTTGTTATTACAGCATCGAGTGATGGTTTCATCAAAATGTGGAAGCTTAAGCAGGATAAGGTCAGTGTCTTAACACAATATAAATGTACTTTAATGCAAGTCTTACTACTAGTATTGCTTTGAGTTAAGGGAGGTGGACTGTTTTTCAAGGcagaaatctttaaataaacttaaagtCTCTTCCATGCGTGGTTGATATTTGTAGTTTTAAAGTTAGGCTTCCAAGAGCTACCTTGGGGGTTGGTATTGGTGAGTGAGCTGGCAGGGTCCCAGAACTCCTCTGCTTTTTCAGAGAAGCgctgctttcttctcttttgtttgtaTATAGATGTTCTCTGTAAGATTTTGTTAGATAAAAATACTGCCATTactaaaaatttgagaaaattactGATTGATAATGGAACTAACAATAGTTTTGAACCAGATACTTGGAAAATTAAATTCCCTTCAGTAGTCTCATTCTTACAGACCCTCTTGGTTTATTATTCTTGATTGTCTATTTATAGACAATTCTGTGAATGTGGTTTGTTGAGTGTCTATGCAAGGTTCTGTGTTAAAACCTAGAAATGATGGTCCTTTTCCTTAAAGAATTTACAGTTTCTGAATACTCAGAAACAAGCTCTGTCAAGGACATAGTCAAACCAAACATGAATCAAGATATTAGATTTCTTCTAAGCAGCATGTTTTATTCtcaagaaaataatataacttttaaatcaaaaacttaaaattccAACTGCCTGACTCAGTCAGAAAAgtatgcaacttttgatcttggggttgtaagtttgagccccatgttgggtgtagagattacttaaaaaaataaaatcttaaaaaaataataagttcacttgattaaggaaaaagaaattattgaaaattcCCCTATGTTATCatcaatttttcttctgttttagaaAGTTCCCCCATCTTTGCTCTGTGAAGTAAAAACTAATGCCAGACTGACATGTCTTGGGGTGTGGctagacagagtgagagacacaCAAGAAAGCCTGCCTTCAGCTGCAGAGCCTTCTCCTGGTAAGTGAAAGTcatcatttttagaaaatttattaacTCTTGAATTGTTGAAATGGAGGAGATTCGGATAACTTCACTTTATTGTCAGCCTTGTTTATTTCAAGAGAGGAAAAGCGGTCTTTAAATGTACTGTCTCTTGTGTTTTAGTGAGTAAAGAACAgtccaaaatcaacaaaaaggaAGCTGGCGATGTagtgcaggaagaaaaaaagcagtcCATACATAACGCAAAGAAATGTGATTTAACTGGTGATAGTAATAAGCCAACGAAAGGAAATACCTCGGTGTCAACTAAGAAGAGGAAAATGGtagaaatgttggaaaaaaagaagagaaaaaagaagaaaatatgaatgacACAGTGAATCCCACATTTCTCCTATGAGAAAAACTTCTTAGATGGAATCATTCTTTTCACATGTACCctttacccccctcccccccaagtaAAAGctagaaatttcttcttttggagaaaatgtacagcttaaaaaaaaaaaccacttttatgtgtttattttttttaacagtggtGAAACTATTTTTGGTAGGcaacattttattaattatgtaTCATGGTGATATATACTATGTTAATgtgtaatatattaatttttactgttgtataaagcaaataaagatcttttcaaaatattgtagtttaaaatatacacagttttttttttttttttttttaagattttatgtatttacttgagagagagcaagcaagcacgagtagggggagggagaagcaggcttcctactcagcagggagcccggcgcggggctcgatcccaggaccctgagatcatgacctgagctgaaggcagatgcttaactgactgagccacccaggcgcccctaaaatatacagttttttttgttttgtttttgtttttttaaagattttatttatttatttgacagacacagcgagagagggaacataagcaggtgagtgggagagggagaagcaggcttcccgcggagcagggagcccgatgcggggctcgatcccaggaccctgggatcatgacctgagccgaaggcagtcgcttaaccaactgagccacccaggtgccctcctaggtttttttcatctgtttcagGCCAACAAAAATTCACTTAATCTAACAAAGAGTCTTAAATTCAGCCTGCTGATTATAATCTTGTCATCTCTCATTTTATTCCTCAGTAGATTTCCTGGGTGTTTTGAAAAGACACCTTAATAGAGGATTCGTAGATTGGAATTAGCTGACCGGATGTCAAATACCTGAGGCCAACAGGGAATCCCTCCCGTTCAGGCAAATTGAGACCTCTAACATTTGGACACTGGAATTGCCACTGCCCCTTCACAGGAAGGAAATCATCTAGGCCTACAAGCAAAGATGCATATGGTGCTTATATGGGATGTCCCATATATCCCCTGCCtctacacatgcatagcctcccccatgaTCAACATCACTCCCAAGAATGGTACACTTtgtaccaaggatgaacctacatcaATGtctcataatcacccaaagttcGTAATTTACCTTAGGGATCACTCGGTGTTGTACACTGTAggggacaaatgtgtaatgacatattAATACAATCCACAGAATATTCCCACTGCCCTGAAACAACTCTTGTGTTCTGTCTATTCATATCTCCCCTACCCGACTTCCCataatcactgatctttttattgcctCCATAGTttcaccttttccagaatgtacATGTTAGAATCAGAGTATTGTAGCCTTTTCAGTATTGTGGCTTCTTTCCCTCGTAAcctgcatttaagtttcttctgtgtcttttcatggcttgatggctcGTTTCTTTTTAAAGCTCAACAGTATTCCATTGTCCATATGTACCACAGTTTTTATCCTTCGCCTACTAGaggacatcttttcatatgcttatgtGCCATCTGTctatctttggtgaggtgtcaAGGTATCtggctttttaataaaattgttttcttactattgagttttaagagtttgtATTTTCGAtagcagtcctttatcagatgtcttttgcaaatattttttttcctgtctggcttgtcttctcattctcttgagaaTACCTtttgcagaagtttttaattttaataaagtctagcttgtctatttctttcatgggtcATGTGTTTGATCTATCTTAAAAGGCTTCGTTATATCCAAATATCATCTCAGTTTTCTCTTAGGTTTCTTTGCAGGAGTTTTCTAgttctgcattttacatttaggtctatgatccatcctgagttaatttttgtgataGGTGTTACGGGTCCGTgtccagatacttttttttttttttgcatgtggatattcagttgttccagcaccatttgttgaagagagtatctttgctttgttttattgccTCTTCCTtcgtcaaaaatcagttgactgtacagttgacccttggacaacatgggtttgaactgtatAGGTgcacttacagatttttttttctatataaatacagtacagtattgtaaatgtattttctcttatgattttcttaacattttctctctagcttactttattgtaagaacacggTATATAACAcattacaaaatatgtgttaatcaacggttatcagtaaggcttctggtcagtaGTAGACTTTTAGCTAACTTTGAGGGGAGTTAAAAGTTAATACACGGATTTTTGACTGCGTGGAGGGTCGGCATCCCTAAGGCGCTGTTTGAGAGTCACCTATATTTATGGTGGtctttttctgggctctctattctgttccaatgatctgttgtgggtttgttgttttttgccaACACCTTAGTGTCCTGATTACAGTAGGAAAGTAAGTCTTGAGGTTGTGTAGTATCAGTTCTCCAATTTTGTTCTGCTTCAATATTtagtatttagaccatttacatttaaagtaattaaatattGATATGAGTGCTATTTtgtgaattgttttgtttttttccccatgttctctgttcctttgttaTCTTACTGCTTTTGtggtttgatggttttctttagtgttatgtttgggttccttttttaattttttttttttttttttaatttttttgcgagagagagaatgagagacagagagcatgagagggaggagggtcagagggagaagcagactccctgccgagcagggagcccgatgcgggactcgatcccgggactccaggatcatgacctgagccgaaggcagtcgcttaaccaactgagccacccaggcgcccctgggttcctttttattttttgtgtatcgtaggtttttggtttgtggttactaTGAAATTCctatatattgatatatacatatatataaatatagatagatatagatattgatatatatatatgtatctgtctattttaagctgttaagttctaacacattctaaaagcaagACATTTTTACTCCCCTCATCCGTTTTATGTTTTGGATGccttattttacatctttttattattattttttttaaagattttatttatttatttgacagagagatagagagagagcacaagcaggcagagggagagggagcagactctccact encodes the following:
- the PAK1IP1 gene encoding p21-activated protein kinase-interacting protein 1, which produces MELVAGCYEQVLFGFAIHPEPDAGDDHEEQKWTPVADFTHHAHTASLSAVAVNSRFVVTGSKDETIHIYDMKKKIDHGALVHHNGTITCLKFYGNRHLISGAEDGLICVWDAKKWECLKSIKAHKGHVTFLSIHPSGKLALSVGTDKTLRTWNLVEGRSAFIKNIKQNAHIVEWSPRGEKYIVVILNKIDVYQLDTASISGTITNEKRISSVTFLSESVLAVAGDEEVVRFFDCDSLMCLCEFKAHENRIKDMFSFEVPEHHVVITASSDGFIKMWKLKQDKKVPPSLLCEVKTNARLTCLGVWLDRVRDTQESLPSAAEPSPVSKEQSKINKKEAGDVVQEEKKQSIHNAKKCDLTGDSNKPTKGNTSVSTKKRKMVEMLEKKKRKKKKI